Proteins from one Cryptomeria japonica chromosome 4, Sugi_1.0, whole genome shotgun sequence genomic window:
- the LOC131875465 gene encoding uncharacterized protein LOC131875465 — MSQGIFRTYSNLELLKVAETRFASNTIVLRRLVKVRVALCNMVISTNWTVWKQSSTERAEKIRDRILNEKWWDLVTYLLSITEPIMSMIRYTDMDRPCIGEIYDGIDSMLEKTKVTINEKENDPQEKFFKELEVIIVERWNKMTTPLHLLAYALTPKYYSNQFLDKPGRIPPWRDLEVSDGYKAAFLRLYPDDDLRDVVTNEFIEFANGNGLSVDALRHRSKKDAHSWWYFHGTCFQHLQPLAIKVLSQVASSSASERNWSTYSFIHSVKRNRLLSKRVENLVYVHSNLRLLSHKQHDYTQGETKMWDIEPEHTDLDAPASQLLALTLDDSEIEPTYSASASGIGSCNVNVNEEEEEEEEDEELDDPFDD; from the exons atgtctcaagggatttttagaacctattcaaatttggagctattgaag gttgctgagacccgttttgcatcaaacacaatcgtcttaagacgacttgtgaaagttagagtggcactatgcaatatggtgatcagcaccaattggactgtatggaagcaaagtagcactgagagggcagaaaaaattagggatagaatattgaatgagaaatggtgggatcttgttacatatctcctaagtatcactgagcccatcatgagcatgattcgctatacagacatggataggccttgcataggtgagatttatgatggcattgattcaatgcttgaaaaaacaaaggtcactataaatgaaaaagagaatgatcctcaggagaaattcttcaaagaactggaagtaattattgtagagaggtggaataagatgaccactcctttgcaccttcttgcctatgccttgacacctaagtactatagcaatcagtttcttgataaaccaggaaggattccaccatggagagatctagaagtatctgatgggtataaggcagcatttcttagactatatcccgatgatgatttgcgagatgttgttacaaatgagttcatagaattcgcaaatgggaatggtctaagtgttgatgcacttcgtcatagatccaagaaagatgctcatagctggtggtacttccatggcacatgcttccaacacctacaacccctcgctataaaagttttatcacaa gttgctagttcatctgcttcagaaagaaattggagcacatactctttcatccactcagtaaagcgcaataggctgctatcaaaaagagtggagaatttagtatatgtgcattccaacctacgtcttctttcacacaaacaacatgactacacacaaggagaaacaaagatgtgggatatagagccagagcatactgatttggatgctcctgcttctcagcttcttgcattgacacttgatgactcggaaattgagccaacttatagtgcaagtgcaagtggcattggctcatgtaatgtcaatgtcaatgaggaggaggaggaggaggaggaggatgaagaattagatgatccatttgatgattaa